The sequence below is a genomic window from Brevibacillus agri.
CGCGTTTTCCCGGGATAAAGACGGTGACGAAGGTAGGCTGTGCCGACACGCAAAAGCTGGCGGACTGGTGCACAGCGAACGGGCTGAACCCCGCCTATATCCACCATCGCCAGCCGTTTCCCCACTTTGACCTGATCGGGCCCAGACAAAAAGAGATTTTGCAGCGGACAGGGCTTGGCGACCATCTGGAGCGCTTTCGCCTGCTGGACGACTAAACGGCAAACAGGCCGCCCGCAAAAAGGCAGCCTGCTGCTGATCGGCCCCACTACATCCGCTTTTCCTGATGGTAGCCGCGCTCGTTGTACGGAGCGAGCTTCTCCACCCATTTTTCTTCCAGTTTTTCCAAAGCATCCTTGACATCTACATTCGGGTCGTCCTGTTGCTTCAGCACTTCCAGCACCTCGAACTCGAACGCGTCCGCCCCCAGCTCGTTCCATTCCTTTTGCAGTTCGCGGTTCGGATGCGAGCCGTGCTGCAGCATGAATTTTTTCCCGTTGATCGTTTTTAAGTTCGCGCTGCTCGCCACCAAAATTTTGCCGTTCACCTTGTTGCGAATCTGGTAGACTCCCGCTTCGCTTTTGACTTCTTTGTACATCTGCTTGAGCGCTTGCTTGCGATTCGCAGACTTCTCCTCCTGCGCCTCTTCGCCGCTGTCCTGATCCGTGCGCCAGTAGGCACTGCCATCTGCCTCTCTGGTCAAAAAGCCGTAATCGATCAAATACCGCCGCAGCGTGACGTAATCGGCGCAGACAGCTTGCAAAATGTCATTGACTTCCTGCTCGCTGTAAATTTTGTCCGGCGCAAAGTGCTTGGCGACTTCGCGGCAAACGACGAGCCTGTGCTTGTGCTTGCGCGGAATCCGGTCCAGAGCATGGCTTCGCCCCTGCGGAAAATATTTTTGCAAAATCGCTTCATACTCGGCAGAGCCGGACTCCACCTGGACTTCCTCCTGCTTTTGCGGCTTCCCCTTTTTCGCGGCAGCAGGCGGGCCGTCCTGATCCGCTTCGCGCAGCAGCTCCATCAGCGTCAAAAACACTTTTGCCTGCCGCTCCTTTTCCTTTAGCGCAAAGCGATGGTTGCGGATCGTAGAAGCGCTGCCAATGCCCAGCTCCGCCTGCACCTCGGCGTCTGACTTGCCGGCAAAAAACAGACGCAGCAGGCTTGCCTGATGGTCGGAAAGCCCGCTCAGCCGTTTGTCCAGCCCGCTCAGATGGGCAAACACCGATTCATGCTCTTGCTCGATATGGTGGCGCATATAGCGAGACGCTTCGAACAGGGCGCCGTCGACCGGGTAAATGATGCCTTTTTCCACTTGCTCCCCACACAGCAGGCACAAGTAATCGTGCGTCCGCTCCACAAACCCTTGCTTGGCTTCCTGCAAAGATGCGTTCCAAAACTGTTCCATCACGTTCAAATCAAACACATCCTCAATTCGTTTGTTTTATTATAGGCAATTTAACACTATGTTTGTTTTATGTCAAAAGAAAAAAGCTCCATGCCGCGCAACTGCGCAAACAAGGGAGCTTTTTGTCTATCGCCTCCGCTATGCTTTTATCGTCTCCAAAGTCTGGCTGACGAGGGCAAGCTCTCGCAGGAAGGCTTGCCGATCACCCTTCCAATAGTTTCCCTCTGTTATTCCCCGATTTTGCCGATAGCGAATCGCCAGCCGGTTCACCAATCGACTGACCTCCAGATGCCGGATTTCGTCCATCGTGAAAAAAACCCCATATTCATAAAACGCCTGCTCCCACAAGCGGGAGCGCACCACATGTCCGTATATTTTCAGCGGGACTGCGCACAGCTTCATCTCAAACTGCAGGACGAGCTGATCGCTGGCAGGCATTTTGAGGTGAGACAAAAAACACAATCCTCTTGCCCCGATATCCTGAACCAATACCTTCGAACTACCAATTTCCATGGTTCTTCCTTTTACCAGGACAATAGTCATGTCCGCACAGAGGGGATACTCCAGCTTCAGTCTGAAATGTTCGCGTCGATTGCCCTCTGGTCTACCTGCCATTGTCCCCATCTTCCTTTACATTGTACTTCGGCCAAACAGTCAAGTGAAGCGCTTTTACGCGTCCGGCACCAGCTTGCCTCTGCCGCTTATTCGCAAGCGTCGCCATCGACTGGAAGCGCTTATGCCGCAAAAGAAAAACAAGCGTCGTTATAGCTGACGCCTCGCTTATTTTTTCTGCTTCTTGTGCCGTATTTCCTGCAACTTTGTGCCAAATTGTTCCCACAGCTCTCTTTGGTCATACTCGATCGAGTCGCGCTTTTCCAATCGAAAGAGGAGCTTTATCACAAACCAGACAACCAGCAAAAAAGCAAAAAAGATGACCATGGTAAAATAAATCATAAGTTCCGCCCCCTCCCCATTTGTTACCAAGATATGGGGAGGAGCAAAATAAGATTACCATTCGTGGCAAAATAATGACAATTCCAAAATTAAAAAGCGGTCATACTCTGCGGCTTCTGCGCGGAGGAAAAGAGCCGATCCAACTGCGGCAAGAAAGCTGTATCGTCCAGCTCGACCATTCCGTACTCGTACAACTTGCTGAAACGGACAACCCCCATCACGAGCGAGGAGAAATCGGAAATGTCCAGTTCGACCGACACGTCGGCTTGTCCATCGCGGGCGACATGAGCCTGTCCGTGCTGGAACTGCACCAGCCACGTCCCTTCGTTTTCCGGCAGGAACGAATCGCGCACGGTCAGGCGCAAGCTTATTGTCTCTGCGCCAAAGCGATGCTCGGCGAGCTGGCGGAAAAAGCCCGGCACGTCAATCACCCGGTACATCAGCCCGACTCCCGAGACATGGCTCTCATGGTAGACGCCGGGCAAAAGCCTGTCGGTGCCATTTCCCGGGTCAGACAAGAGCAGGTGAAAATCTTCGTCAGGCGTCGTCAAGACGATCCGCTGGATTTGGTCTGCCTGACTGTGCAGGAACGAAAGGAGCTGGGCCAGCGATTCGCGCGACTCGTACAAAAGCTCCTTGACCACGAGGTTGTTGTAAATCTTGTTTTCCGCGTGAGCGCTTTCAAATTGGAAGGCGATATAGCCTGTCAGCTTGCCTTCTTTCTGGACGCCGACCACGACTTTTTCCGGCACGTTCAAGAGGCTGTCGATATCCCGCTCCGTCCGCCGGATCATCCCGTGCGTCTGCCGGGCAACGCGCTGGTAGCAGGCCAGCACCTGCTCCTTGTCTTCTTTTTTTAAGTACACGATCTGTTCCTTGCCTGTATAGGGCAGGCTCGCCGGCTTGAATTTGTATTGATAGATTTTGCTGCCTGCGCCAAAGCCCATCTGCTTGTAAAAATCGACACGAAACGGATAGAGCGAGACGAGCGGAATCCCCCGCTCCCGATAAGCCGAGAGGAATCCATGCAGCATCGCTTTTGCGACCTTTTCCTTTTTGTGCAGCAGGTCCACGGCCACCGTACCGATTCCCCCCGTCAGCAGCGGGATGCCGTACACATACATGGAAAGGTCGTACCACTTCATGATCCCTACGAGCCGACCATCCCGATAGCACCCGTGATAGCTGACATTCGGGTCATTTTCCAGCGTGCTTTTGACGCGTTCTGCGAACTGCTGTCTGCTTTCCGTCCCCAGGAGGTTGCTTCCCGGATAGGCCATGGCGGCTATTCTGACTACCTCGTCAATATCGTTTCGAGAAACAGGGCGAATCTCGTCCATCGTCACACACTCCTGTCTGTACACGCTCGAATGAACTTCCGTCTAAAAAAATTTTATAGAATCATAGTGGGGCATGGCAACATATTTTTGGATATTTTGGAAAACTCCCTATTCAGCCACCTTTGTCTGTCTACCGCAAAAAGCGCCGACCGGGCGGCCGACGCCTAGATTATGCAGCTAAAGAGAGTAACGCATTCATTAATTAAATGAATTCATCCATTAAATCAATTAAAGAAATAATGTTCAGAATATAAAAACTTCATAATTTTACATATTTCTACGTTTTTTCCATCAAATCTCCTTTAATATATAAAATATCACTAGCGTTGCATTAATCTTTTCATACCATTCAAAATCATCATAACTTTCAGCGTTCAAGTGTTCTCAGGCATAAAAAAATCCTTTACACTGGAAAGGTCAGGTAGTTCCTGTCCAAATCCAACGCAAAGGATAGACCATGGACAAGAATACCCTATTTTCTTCATTTGGTAAATACATTTCACCCATTAATATTGTGAAATTTCAACAACGGATAGACGAAACGGATCAGGACAAGTACGTGAAAAAGTTAACGACCAAAGCATATCTACTCCTGTTTTTGCATGCTCAACTTCAGCAACGAGAAGGACTCCGAGCCATTGCAGATGATGTTTTATCAAAGAAATTCCAGCAAGAGTTAGGACTGTCGTCGATTAGTCCCGCTCAGCTTAGTCGCAAAAACAATCGAGTAGATCCAGCTTTGCTTGAAGAAATATTTGTTGACCTTGTAGGGCAAATTCAGAGACACTCGGGCAACACGTATTCCCTTCGAAAAGACATGAAAATCATTGATTCTACAACGATTGGGCTGTGTTTGCAGAAGTACAAATGGGCAACTTTCCGTAAAACCAAGGCTGGCATCAAACTTCATCTTCGTCTCGTCTTTGCCGACCAGGGGGATGTGTATCCTGAAAAAATAACCATCACGGGTGCCAAGTCCAATGACCGCACTCAAATGGAATCGTTGATTGATGAGATCGGTATGATGTACGTCTTTGATCGAGGGTATGTGGATTATGAAAAATTTGATGAATACACGGACAAAGGCATCTTTTTCGCTTCTCGTCTAAAAGATAACGCCGAAATCCGTCATCTTTATGAATTCAAAATCCCCTTGGAAAGCTCCGTTTTATCGGATTCCATGATCCTTCTTGGAACGCCTCAAAAGCGGGTAGATAACGTGCTGCGACTCATTGAAACGCTTGATTCGAAGGGAAATCTCATTCGAATCATTACGAATCGGTTCGACCTGGAAGCAGAAGAACTCAGCGACATCTATCGTTGGCGTTGGCAAATTGAGCTGTTTTTCAAGTGGATAAAGCAGCATGTAAAGATCAAGAACTTCTATGGAACGAGTGAAAATGCGGTACGAAACCAAGTATTACTCGCACTCATTGCCTACTGCCTGTTGCTCCTTGTCAAACTGGAACAAAACAGTCAGCACAGCTTGTTGCAGATCAGGAGATGGCTAAAAGTGTTTCTTTGGCAAACGTTCGAACAATGGATAGGTAGAATGAATTACCAGTCCAAACGAACATCCAGAGGGCGACAGAAAAGGAATTAGGTATTGGTTGCTGTTATCACGATTGTAATAAATGTATAAAACTACCAAATGGACAGTGGCTACCTTTTGCTTGGTTGCTGCCGTTTTTGGTTGTGTAGCTGAAAATGTCATTCAGAATACTTCGACAAATTACGAACGCATTTTTTATGCAACGCTAGTGATAAAATATATTCTATATCATCCAAAAATATGCAGGAGGGGTTTGTTGCTGCACTTTCTCTTACGCTGTCTTTAGCTACTTCAATTTCTCCGACATTTGCCGCTGACGAAGGAAAGAAAATAGTTCAACCAAATCTAGGATGTGTCTGAAAACTCATTATTGAGTTAGTTTAAAGATGGACGCGACATATACAAACGCTAGGAATGATTTGGCCAGCTTGTCGTAACGAGTAGCGATTCGTCGAAAATGTTTGATTTTATTGAAGAAGCACTCCACCAAGTGCCGTTCTTTATAGCGGTACCAATCCACTTTCCAAGGATTTTTATTATTCGCTTTAGGCGGGATGGTGTACGCTGCCTGCTTAGCCGTAATCCAATGCCGAATGCCTTCTGAGCCGTAGGCTTTGTCACCAACAATATGGCTTCCCGTAAGATCAAACCCTTGAAGCAAATTGATCGCTGGAACGGAATCATAGACGTGCCCCCCCGTGAGAAGAAAAGCGAGGGGATTCCCTAATCCATCGACGACGGTATGAAGTTTGGTTGTCTTTCCGCCACGGCTGACGCCTATGTGCTGATTTACTTCGTGTCCTTCTGCGTTTTTTTAGCACCCGCACTGTGTTGATGAGCTTTGACCGATGTAGAATCGATGCTCAAGTTTTCAAAGTCAGGTTCTACGTGAAGAGCTTGGAAGATGGCGACAAGTAATCCGGTATCTCTCCACTTGCAGAAGCGACTGTAGACCGTTTTCCATGAACCATAACGTTCTTCCGGCAAATCTCGCCAAGCCGCACCACTTCGGGCAATCCAAAGAATGGCATTAAACATGGTACGATTACTTAATTTGGACGGACGTCCTGTTCGATAGGGGGGGAACATGTCCTGAATTTGTTCCCACTGTTCATCGTTTATTTCGTACCGTCTTTGAATCATGCTCGTTGCTCCATTCGTTTTTCCTAAATCATACCACATTTTCTTTAGTTTTCAGACACGTCCTAGTTATTCATTCACAATTTTTTAATCGCTGAATTGAGAAGTACTTTCAACACAAA
It includes:
- a CDS encoding DUF2087 domain-containing protein, with the translated sequence MNVMEQFWNASLQEAKQGFVERTHDYLCLLCGEQVEKGIIYPVDGALFEASRYMRHHIEQEHESVFAHLSGLDKRLSGLSDHQASLLRLFFAGKSDAEVQAELGIGSASTIRNHRFALKEKERQAKVFLTLMELLREADQDGPPAAAKKGKPQKQEEVQVESGSAEYEAILQKYFPQGRSHALDRIPRKHKHRLVVCREVAKHFAPDKIYSEQEVNDILQAVCADYVTLRRYLIDYGFLTREADGSAYWRTDQDSGEEAQEEKSANRKQALKQMYKEVKSEAGVYQIRNKVNGKILVASSANLKTINGKKFMLQHGSHPNRELQKEWNELGADAFEFEVLEVLKQQDDPNVDVKDALEKLEEKWVEKLAPYNERGYHQEKRM
- a CDS encoding PilZ domain-containing protein encodes the protein MGTMAGRPEGNRREHFRLKLEYPLCADMTIVLVKGRTMEIGSSKVLVQDIGARGLCFLSHLKMPASDQLVLQFEMKLCAVPLKIYGHVVRSRLWEQAFYEYGVFFTMDEIRHLEVSRLVNRLAIRYRQNRGITEGNYWKGDRQAFLRELALVSQTLETIKA
- a CDS encoding GNAT family N-acetyltransferase, which produces MDEIRPVSRNDIDEVVRIAAMAYPGSNLLGTESRQQFAERVKSTLENDPNVSYHGCYRDGRLVGIMKWYDLSMYVYGIPLLTGGIGTVAVDLLHKKEKVAKAMLHGFLSAYRERGIPLVSLYPFRVDFYKQMGFGAGSKIYQYKFKPASLPYTGKEQIVYLKKEDKEQVLACYQRVARQTHGMIRRTERDIDSLLNVPEKVVVGVQKEGKLTGYIAFQFESAHAENKIYNNLVVKELLYESRESLAQLLSFLHSQADQIQRIVLTTPDEDFHLLLSDPGNGTDRLLPGVYHESHVSGVGLMYRVIDVPGFFRQLAEHRFGAETISLRLTVRDSFLPENEGTWLVQFQHGQAHVARDGQADVSVELDISDFSSLVMGVVRFSKLYEYGMVELDDTAFLPQLDRLFSSAQKPQSMTAF
- a CDS encoding IS4 family transposase, coding for MDKNTLFSSFGKYISPINIVKFQQRIDETDQDKYVKKLTTKAYLLLFLHAQLQQREGLRAIADDVLSKKFQQELGLSSISPAQLSRKNNRVDPALLEEIFVDLVGQIQRHSGNTYSLRKDMKIIDSTTIGLCLQKYKWATFRKTKAGIKLHLRLVFADQGDVYPEKITITGAKSNDRTQMESLIDEIGMMYVFDRGYVDYEKFDEYTDKGIFFASRLKDNAEIRHLYEFKIPLESSVLSDSMILLGTPQKRVDNVLRLIETLDSKGNLIRIITNRFDLEAEELSDIYRWRWQIELFFKWIKQHVKIKNFYGTSENAVRNQVLLALIAYCLLLLVKLEQNSQHSLLQIRRWLKVFLWQTFEQWIGRMNYQSKRTSRGRQKRN
- a CDS encoding IS5 family transposase (programmed frameshift); the protein is MIQRRYEINDEQWEQIQDMFPPYRTGRPSKLSNRTMFNAILWIARSGAAWRDLPEERYGSWKTVYSRFCKWRDTGLLVAIFQALHVEPDFENLSIDSTSVKAHQHSAGAKKNAEGHEVNQHIGVSRGGKTTKLHTVVDGLGNPLAFLLTGGHVYDSVPAINLLQGFDLTGSHIVGDKAYGSEGIRHWITAKQAAYTIPPKANNKNPWKVDWYRYKERHLVECFFNKIKHFRRIATRYDKLAKSFLAFVYVASIFKLTQ